Proteins co-encoded in one Ammospiza caudacuta isolate bAmmCau1 chromosome 16, bAmmCau1.pri, whole genome shotgun sequence genomic window:
- the MRNIP gene encoding MRN complex-interacting protein, whose protein sequence is MAPRFWVLRCCCCRRFQGQQAKRSGRWSCSVCGQRQAVQKVYGQGSGLECRRHVQKLNLLQGEAEEALGWTPWCVEDSVNDSKNRAAQHEDSSVQQEGRTEGSRWSKYLDQESEDQEDEEEAALKRQQFCSQRKNTVGEQRRHPKRFLYSNVPEHAEESGVSQLIYQAKKVKTTECKKYSVAVPDGDAGSVVPAVCETVVPEENTQPPTACTKPSKWGKYLSSSDNSSGNAAAVTMALQEGSGGVELDSTAAGGAWRCSGQAGRTLPQGTGFKFKKSVSSTEDLASTLPSSRCSVEDVLRESHNQMLRVGSAAENTAGRCCLATTGRPNTLVKSNPGPKLSSISCEQLFCTGEEFDDDL, encoded by the exons ATGGCGCCGCGGTTCTGGGTTCTGAGGtgttgctgctgccgccgcttccaggggcagcag GCCAAGCGCAGCGGGCGGTGGAGCTGCAGCGTGTGCGGCCAGCGGCAGGCCGTGCAAAAG GTTTATGGGCAGGGCTCGGGCCTGGAGTGCAGGCGCCACGTCCAGAAGCTGAACTTGCTGCAGGGTGAAGCAGAGGAGGCGCTTGGTTGGACACCTTG GTGTGTAGAAGACTCTGTAAATGACAGCAAAAATAGAGCAGCACAGCATGAGGACAGTTCAGTCCAGCAG GAGGGAAGGACAGAAGGCAGTCGCTGGAGTAAATATCTGGACCAGGAGAGTGAGGATcaggaagatgaggaggaggcagcTCTGAAAAGGCAACAGTTCTGTTCCCAGAGAAAGAACACTGTGGGAGAGCAAAG GAGACACCCGAAGCGCTTCCTCTACAGCAATGTTCCAGAGCACGCAGAAGAAAGTGGAGTTTCTCAGCTTATCTATCAAGCCAAAAAAGTTAAAACCACTGAG TGCAAGAAATACTCTGTAGCAGTGCCTGATGGAGATGCTGGTTCTGTGGTTCCTGCTGTCTGTGAGACTGTAGTGCCTGAGGAGAATACACAGCCCCCAACAGCTTGTACCAAACCATCCAAGTGGGGAAAATATCTCTCATCATCTGACAACTCTagtggaaatgctgctgcagtgacCATGGCACTGCAGGAAGGCAGTGGAGGTGTGGAGCtggacagcacagctgctggtggGGCCTGGAGGTGCTCAGGACAGGCTGGAAGAACTCTGCCTCAGGGTACAGGTTTTAAATTCAAAAAGTCTGTTTCTAGCACTGAGGATCTGGCCTCAacactgcccagcagcaggtgctCAGTTGAGGATGTGCTCAGAGAGTCTCACAACCAGATGTTAAGGGTGGGATCTGCTGCAGAGAACACTGCAGGAAGGTGCTGCTTGGCTACCACAGGGAGGCCAAACACCCTTGTGAAATCTAACCCTGGACCAAAGCTGAGCAGCATTTCTTGTGAGCAACTCTTCTGTACAGGTGAGGAGTTTGATGATGATCTCTGA
- the TBC1D9B gene encoding TBC1 domain family member 9B isoform X1, which yields MWLGPEEVLLAGALWVTERANPFFLLQRRRGHGKGGGLTGLLVGTLDVVLDSSARVAPYRILHQTQDSQVYWAVACGSSRKEITKHWEWLENNLLQTLSIFDNEEDITTFVKGKIHGIIAEENKNEQPQSEEDPGKFKEAELKMRKQFGMPEVEKLVNYYSCSYWKGRVPRQGWLYLTVNHLCFYSFLLGKEVTLVIQWVDVTQLEKNATLLFPECIKVSTRDSELYFSMFLNINETFKLMEQLANIAMRQLLDNESFLQDKSLPKPRKPLKNISALKRDLDARAKNECYRATFRLPKDECLDGHTDCTLWTPFNKMHIPGQMFVSNNYICFASRAEEACHLIIPLREVTIVEKADSSSVLPSPLSISTKSKMTFFFANLKDRDFLVQRISDFLQRTPSKKSCSIDREWKWNVADASSEEVPELPSSSPLAVSPTSALSHRPVSFCAGQVPTASQGLLKLFRRNSEELSGPKGAKEKMKEESWNIHFFEYGRGMCMYRTAKTRELVQKGIPENLRGELWLLFSGAWNEMVTHPGYYADLVEKSMGRYNLATEEIERDLHRSMPEHPAFQNELGIAALRRVLTAYAFRNPTIGYCQAMNIVTSVLLLYCNEEEAFWLLVALCERMLPDYYNTRVVGALVDQGIFEELTREYLPQLSEKMQDLGVISTISLSWFLTLFLSVMPFESAVVIVDCFFYEGIKFILQVSLAILDANMEKLLQCCDEGEAMTILGRYLDNVVNRQSVSPPIPHLHALLTSGDDPPLEIDIFELIKTSYEKFGNLKADDIEQMRFKQRLKVIQSLEDTAKKSVVRAVSGDIGFTMEELEELYVVFKAKYLMSCYWGNNRAAAARRDQSLPYLEQYRIDMEQFKELFSSLTPWACGAHTPVLAGRLFRLLDENRDSLINFKEFVTGMSGMYHGDLTEKLKVLYKLHLPPALNPEETESALEATSYFTEDVTTEVSPFVSELDICLHCESQETQEDKGRRNENGPEKEEKGTSPQDYRYYLRMWAKEKENKKETIKDLPKMSQEQFIELCKTLYNMFSEDPVEQELYHAIATVASLLLRIGEVGKKFSNRPMRKSEDCKANSGQDPVSEEESPTSEQSQNSAVEQQPQADHEDKASADAQPEKTQQENQTLGDGSGEGQGSPLQLLSDDETKDDMSMSSYSMVSTGSLQCEDIADDTVLVGCEGSSAAARYGSTIDTDWSISFEQILASMLTETALVNYFEKKVNILQKIKDQKKVERQFSSSSDYELSSVSG from the exons ATGTGGCTGGGCCCCgaggaggtgctgctggccgGCGCGCTGTGGGTCACCGAGCGCGCCAACCCCTTCTTCCTGCTCCAGCGCCGGCGGGGACACGGCAAAGGGGGCGGCCTCACGG GTCTCCTTGTGGGAACTCTAGACGTGGTTTTGGATTCCAGTGCCAGAGTTGCCCCATACCGGATTCTGCACCAGACTCAGGACTCCCAAGTGTACTGGGCAGTGGCCTGTG GATCATCTCGTAAAGAGATCACAAAGCATTGGGAATGGCTGGAGAATAACTTACTGCAGACTCTGTCCATCTTTGACAATGAAGAAGATATCACCACCTTTGTCAAGGGCAAGATACAT GGCATTATTGCTGAGGAGAACAAGaatgagcagccccagagcgAAGAGGATCCAGGTAAATTCAAAGAGGCTGAGCTGAAGATGCGGAAGCAGTTTGGGATGCCCGAGGTGGAGAAGTTGGTCAATTACTATTCCTGCAGCTATTGGAAGGGAcgtgtccccaggcagggctggctgtacCTCACTGTCAACCACCTCTGTTTCTACTCCTTCCTGCTGGGCAAAGAGG TTACACTGGTGATCCAGTGGGTGGATGTAACCCAGCTAGAAAAAAATGCTACACTGCTGTTCCCTGAGTGCATTAAAGTAAGCACAAGGGACAGTGAACTCtatttttccatgtttctcAACATCAATGAGACGTTCAAGCTGATGGAGCAGTTGGCCAACATTGCGATGCGGCAGCTGCTGGATAATGAGAGCTTCCTACAGGACAAGTCTCTCCCAAAGCCCAGGAAGCCTCTTAAGAACATCTCTGCATTAAAAAG AGACTTGGATGCTCGAGCCAAAAATGAGTGCTACCGTGCCACTTTCCGTTTGCCCAAGGATGAATGCCTGGATGGACACACAGATTGTACCTTGTGGACACCATTCAACAAGATGCATATTCCTGGCCAGATGTTTGTTTCCAACAATTACATCTGTtttgccagcagagcagaggaggccTGTCATCTCATCATTCCTCTCAGGGAG GTGACAATAGTTGAGAAAGCTGATAGTTCCAGCGTGTTGCCCAGCCCTCTGTCCATCAGCACTAAAAGTAAAATGACTTTCTTCTTCGCCAATCTGAAAGACCGGGATTTCTTGGTTCAGAGGATCTCTGACTTCCTGCAGAGAACGCCGTCCAAGAAATCCTGCAGCATTGACAGGGAATGGAAGTGGAATGTGGCTGATGCCAGCAGTGAG GAAGTTCCAGAGCTGCCTTCCAGCAGCCCCCTGGCTGTCAGCCCCACGTCTGCTCTCAGCCATCGACCCGTCAGCTTCTGTGCTGGGCAAGTGCCAACAGCCTCACAGGGACTGCTGAAACTCTTCAGGAGGAATTCTGAGGAGCTCTCTGGACCCAAAGGG GCAAAGGAGAAGATGAAGGAAGAGTCTTGGAATATTCATTTCTTTGAATATGGGCGAGGGATGTGTATGTACCGCACTGCCAAGACGAGGGAGCTGGTACAGAAAGGAATCCCAGAAAATCTCCGTGGAGAGCTGTGGCTCCTTTTCTCAG GGGCTTGGAATGAGATGGTGACTCACCCTGGTTACTACGCAGATCTTGTGGAAAAGTCAATGGGAAGGTACAATCTTGCTACAGAGGAAATTGAGAGAGATCTGCACCGCTCTATGCCAGAACATCCTGCCTTCCAAAACGAACTGGGAATTGCTGCCCTCCGGAGAGTCTTAACAGCTTATGCATTCAGAAATCCAACAATTGGGTACTGCCAG GCCATGAACATTGTCACCTCAGTGCTGTTGCTGTACTGCAATGAGGAAGAGGCTTTCTGGCTCCTGGTGGCTTTGTGTGAGCGAATGTTGCCAGATTACTACAACACAAGAGTAGTGG GTGCGTTGGTGGACCAAGGCATCTTTGAAGAACTTACACGAGAGTATCTTCCACAGCTGTCAGAAAAGATGCAGGACCTGGGAGTGATCTCCACCATCTCCCTTTCCTGGTTTCTCACTCTCTTCCTGAGTGTGATGCCCTTTGAGAGTGCCGTGGTCATTGTCGACTGTTTTTTCTATGAGGGAATCAAGTTTATCCTGCAGGTGTCATTGGCCATACTTGATGCCAACATGGAGAAGTTACTACAGTGCTGTGATGAAGGTGAAGCCATGACTATTTTGGGCAG ATATTTGGACAATGTAGTTAACAGACAGAGTGTCTCTCCTCCTATTCCCCACTTGCATGCACTGTTGACCAGTGGAGATGACCCCCCACTTGAAATTGACATCTTTGAACTCATCAAAACTTCATATGAG AAATTTGGCAATCTGAAGGCAGATGACATTGAACAAATGCGCTTCAAGCAAAGGCTGAAAGTGATCCAGTCTCTGGAGGATACAGCCAAGAAGAGTGTG GTCCGAGCTGTGTCTGGTGACATTGGTTTCACTATGGAAGAGCTAGAAGAGCTGTATGTAGTGTTCAAG GCCAAGTACCTGATGAGCTGTTACTGGGGGAACAACCGTGCGGCCGCTGCGCGCCGGGACCAGAGCCTGCCCTACCTGGAGCAGTATCGCATAGACATGGAGCAGTTCAAGGAGCTCTTCAGCAGCCTCACCCCCTGGGCCTGTGGGGCACAcacccctgtgctggcagggcgCCTCTTCCGCCTCCTGGATGAGAACAGGGATTCTCTCATCAACTTCAAGGAGTTCGTCACAGGAATGA gtgGGATGTACCATGGTGACCTCACTGAAAAACTCAAAGTACTCTACAAACTGCACCTGCCTCCTG CTCTGAATCCAGAGGAGACAGAGTCTGCTTTGGAGGCCACAAGTTATTTCACAGAAGATGTGACAACAGAAG TATCTCCTTTTGTCTCAGAGCTGGATATCTGCCTGCACTGTGAGTCTCAAG AAACCCAAGAAGataaaggaagaagaaatgagAATGGCCCAGAAAAAG AGGAGAAAGGTACCAGTCCACAAGACTACAGATACTATCTAAGAATgtgggccaaggaaaaagagaacaAGAAAGAAACCATTAAAGATCTCCCCAAAATGAGCCAG GAACAGTTCATAGAGTTATGCAAGACCCTTTACAACATGTTCAGTGAGGACCCTGTGGAACAGGAGCTGTACCATGCCATCGCCACTGTGGCCAGTCTGCTGCTGAGGATTGGGGAagttggaaaaaaattttccaacAGGCCCATGAGGAAGTCTGAGGACTGCAAAGCAAACAGTGGCCAAGATCCTGTGAGTGAAGAGGAGTCACCAACATCTGAACAGAGTCAGAATTCAGCAGTGGAGCAGCAACCCCAAGCTGACCATGAGGACAAAGCCAGCGCTGATGCTCAGcctgaaaaaacccagcaggaaAACCAAACTCTAGGAGATGGGTCAGGGGAAGGACAAGGCTCTCCTTTACAGCTGCTATCAGATGATGAAACCAAAGATGATATGTCCATGTCTTCCTACTCCATGGTCAGCACGGGCTCCCTGCAGTGCGAAGACATCGCGGACGACACGGTACTGGTGGGCTGTGagggcagcagtgcagctgccagGTATGGCAGCACCATTGACACTGACTGGTCCATCTCCTTCGAGCAGATCTTGGCCTCCATGCTGACAGAAACAGCCCTTGTTAACTACTTTGAGAAGAAAGTCAACATTCTTCAAAAGATCAAGGATCAGAAGAAGGTAGAGAGGCAGTTCAGTTCATCCAGTGACTATGAACTTTCTTCTGTGTCAGGGTGA
- the TBC1D9B gene encoding TBC1 domain family member 9B isoform X2, translating into MWLGPEEVLLAGALWVTERANPFFLLQRRRGHGKGGGLTGLLVGTLDVVLDSSARVAPYRILHQTQDSQVYWAVACGSSRKEITKHWEWLENNLLQTLSIFDNEEDITTFVKGKIHGIIAEENKNEQPQSEEDPGKFKEAELKMRKQFGMPEVEKLVNYYSCSYWKGRVPRQGWLYLTVNHLCFYSFLLGKEVTLVIQWVDVTQLEKNATLLFPECIKVSTRDSELYFSMFLNINETFKLMEQLANIAMRQLLDNESFLQDKSLPKPRKPLKNISALKRDLDARAKNECYRATFRLPKDECLDGHTDCTLWTPFNKMHIPGQMFVSNNYICFASRAEEACHLIIPLREVTIVEKADSSSVLPSPLSISTKSKMTFFFANLKDRDFLVQRISDFLQRTPSKKSCSIDREWKWNVADASSEEVPELPSSSPLAVSPTSALSHRPVSFCAGQVPTASQGLLKLFRRNSEELSGPKGAKEKMKEESWNIHFFEYGRGMCMYRTAKTRELVQKGIPENLRGELWLLFSGAWNEMVTHPGYYADLVEKSMGRYNLATEEIERDLHRSMPEHPAFQNELGIAALRRVLTAYAFRNPTIGYCQAMNIVTSVLLLYCNEEEAFWLLVALCERMLPDYYNTRVVGALVDQGIFEELTREYLPQLSEKMQDLGVISTISLSWFLTLFLSVMPFESAVVIVDCFFYEGIKFILQVSLAILDANMEKLLQCCDEGEAMTILGRYLDNVVNRQSVSPPIPHLHALLTSGDDPPLEIDIFELIKTSYEKFGNLKADDIEQMRFKQRLKVIQSLEDTAKKSVVRAVSGDIGFTMEELEELYVVFKAKYLMSCYWGNNRAAAARRDQSLPYLEQYRIDMEQFKELFSSLTPWACGAHTPVLAGRLFRLLDENRDSLINFKEFVTGMSGMYHGDLTEKLKVLYKLHLPPALNPEETESALEATSYFTEDVTTEETQEDKGRRNENGPEKEEKGTSPQDYRYYLRMWAKEKENKKETIKDLPKMSQEQFIELCKTLYNMFSEDPVEQELYHAIATVASLLLRIGEVGKKFSNRPMRKSEDCKANSGQDPVSEEESPTSEQSQNSAVEQQPQADHEDKASADAQPEKTQQENQTLGDGSGEGQGSPLQLLSDDETKDDMSMSSYSMVSTGSLQCEDIADDTVLVGCEGSSAAARYGSTIDTDWSISFEQILASMLTETALVNYFEKKVNILQKIKDQKKVERQFSSSSDYELSSVSG; encoded by the exons ATGTGGCTGGGCCCCgaggaggtgctgctggccgGCGCGCTGTGGGTCACCGAGCGCGCCAACCCCTTCTTCCTGCTCCAGCGCCGGCGGGGACACGGCAAAGGGGGCGGCCTCACGG GTCTCCTTGTGGGAACTCTAGACGTGGTTTTGGATTCCAGTGCCAGAGTTGCCCCATACCGGATTCTGCACCAGACTCAGGACTCCCAAGTGTACTGGGCAGTGGCCTGTG GATCATCTCGTAAAGAGATCACAAAGCATTGGGAATGGCTGGAGAATAACTTACTGCAGACTCTGTCCATCTTTGACAATGAAGAAGATATCACCACCTTTGTCAAGGGCAAGATACAT GGCATTATTGCTGAGGAGAACAAGaatgagcagccccagagcgAAGAGGATCCAGGTAAATTCAAAGAGGCTGAGCTGAAGATGCGGAAGCAGTTTGGGATGCCCGAGGTGGAGAAGTTGGTCAATTACTATTCCTGCAGCTATTGGAAGGGAcgtgtccccaggcagggctggctgtacCTCACTGTCAACCACCTCTGTTTCTACTCCTTCCTGCTGGGCAAAGAGG TTACACTGGTGATCCAGTGGGTGGATGTAACCCAGCTAGAAAAAAATGCTACACTGCTGTTCCCTGAGTGCATTAAAGTAAGCACAAGGGACAGTGAACTCtatttttccatgtttctcAACATCAATGAGACGTTCAAGCTGATGGAGCAGTTGGCCAACATTGCGATGCGGCAGCTGCTGGATAATGAGAGCTTCCTACAGGACAAGTCTCTCCCAAAGCCCAGGAAGCCTCTTAAGAACATCTCTGCATTAAAAAG AGACTTGGATGCTCGAGCCAAAAATGAGTGCTACCGTGCCACTTTCCGTTTGCCCAAGGATGAATGCCTGGATGGACACACAGATTGTACCTTGTGGACACCATTCAACAAGATGCATATTCCTGGCCAGATGTTTGTTTCCAACAATTACATCTGTtttgccagcagagcagaggaggccTGTCATCTCATCATTCCTCTCAGGGAG GTGACAATAGTTGAGAAAGCTGATAGTTCCAGCGTGTTGCCCAGCCCTCTGTCCATCAGCACTAAAAGTAAAATGACTTTCTTCTTCGCCAATCTGAAAGACCGGGATTTCTTGGTTCAGAGGATCTCTGACTTCCTGCAGAGAACGCCGTCCAAGAAATCCTGCAGCATTGACAGGGAATGGAAGTGGAATGTGGCTGATGCCAGCAGTGAG GAAGTTCCAGAGCTGCCTTCCAGCAGCCCCCTGGCTGTCAGCCCCACGTCTGCTCTCAGCCATCGACCCGTCAGCTTCTGTGCTGGGCAAGTGCCAACAGCCTCACAGGGACTGCTGAAACTCTTCAGGAGGAATTCTGAGGAGCTCTCTGGACCCAAAGGG GCAAAGGAGAAGATGAAGGAAGAGTCTTGGAATATTCATTTCTTTGAATATGGGCGAGGGATGTGTATGTACCGCACTGCCAAGACGAGGGAGCTGGTACAGAAAGGAATCCCAGAAAATCTCCGTGGAGAGCTGTGGCTCCTTTTCTCAG GGGCTTGGAATGAGATGGTGACTCACCCTGGTTACTACGCAGATCTTGTGGAAAAGTCAATGGGAAGGTACAATCTTGCTACAGAGGAAATTGAGAGAGATCTGCACCGCTCTATGCCAGAACATCCTGCCTTCCAAAACGAACTGGGAATTGCTGCCCTCCGGAGAGTCTTAACAGCTTATGCATTCAGAAATCCAACAATTGGGTACTGCCAG GCCATGAACATTGTCACCTCAGTGCTGTTGCTGTACTGCAATGAGGAAGAGGCTTTCTGGCTCCTGGTGGCTTTGTGTGAGCGAATGTTGCCAGATTACTACAACACAAGAGTAGTGG GTGCGTTGGTGGACCAAGGCATCTTTGAAGAACTTACACGAGAGTATCTTCCACAGCTGTCAGAAAAGATGCAGGACCTGGGAGTGATCTCCACCATCTCCCTTTCCTGGTTTCTCACTCTCTTCCTGAGTGTGATGCCCTTTGAGAGTGCCGTGGTCATTGTCGACTGTTTTTTCTATGAGGGAATCAAGTTTATCCTGCAGGTGTCATTGGCCATACTTGATGCCAACATGGAGAAGTTACTACAGTGCTGTGATGAAGGTGAAGCCATGACTATTTTGGGCAG ATATTTGGACAATGTAGTTAACAGACAGAGTGTCTCTCCTCCTATTCCCCACTTGCATGCACTGTTGACCAGTGGAGATGACCCCCCACTTGAAATTGACATCTTTGAACTCATCAAAACTTCATATGAG AAATTTGGCAATCTGAAGGCAGATGACATTGAACAAATGCGCTTCAAGCAAAGGCTGAAAGTGATCCAGTCTCTGGAGGATACAGCCAAGAAGAGTGTG GTCCGAGCTGTGTCTGGTGACATTGGTTTCACTATGGAAGAGCTAGAAGAGCTGTATGTAGTGTTCAAG GCCAAGTACCTGATGAGCTGTTACTGGGGGAACAACCGTGCGGCCGCTGCGCGCCGGGACCAGAGCCTGCCCTACCTGGAGCAGTATCGCATAGACATGGAGCAGTTCAAGGAGCTCTTCAGCAGCCTCACCCCCTGGGCCTGTGGGGCACAcacccctgtgctggcagggcgCCTCTTCCGCCTCCTGGATGAGAACAGGGATTCTCTCATCAACTTCAAGGAGTTCGTCACAGGAATGA gtgGGATGTACCATGGTGACCTCACTGAAAAACTCAAAGTACTCTACAAACTGCACCTGCCTCCTG CTCTGAATCCAGAGGAGACAGAGTCTGCTTTGGAGGCCACAAGTTATTTCACAGAAGATGTGACAACAGAAG AAACCCAAGAAGataaaggaagaagaaatgagAATGGCCCAGAAAAAG AGGAGAAAGGTACCAGTCCACAAGACTACAGATACTATCTAAGAATgtgggccaaggaaaaagagaacaAGAAAGAAACCATTAAAGATCTCCCCAAAATGAGCCAG GAACAGTTCATAGAGTTATGCAAGACCCTTTACAACATGTTCAGTGAGGACCCTGTGGAACAGGAGCTGTACCATGCCATCGCCACTGTGGCCAGTCTGCTGCTGAGGATTGGGGAagttggaaaaaaattttccaacAGGCCCATGAGGAAGTCTGAGGACTGCAAAGCAAACAGTGGCCAAGATCCTGTGAGTGAAGAGGAGTCACCAACATCTGAACAGAGTCAGAATTCAGCAGTGGAGCAGCAACCCCAAGCTGACCATGAGGACAAAGCCAGCGCTGATGCTCAGcctgaaaaaacccagcaggaaAACCAAACTCTAGGAGATGGGTCAGGGGAAGGACAAGGCTCTCCTTTACAGCTGCTATCAGATGATGAAACCAAAGATGATATGTCCATGTCTTCCTACTCCATGGTCAGCACGGGCTCCCTGCAGTGCGAAGACATCGCGGACGACACGGTACTGGTGGGCTGTGagggcagcagtgcagctgccagGTATGGCAGCACCATTGACACTGACTGGTCCATCTCCTTCGAGCAGATCTTGGCCTCCATGCTGACAGAAACAGCCCTTGTTAACTACTTTGAGAAGAAAGTCAACATTCTTCAAAAGATCAAGGATCAGAAGAAGGTAGAGAGGCAGTTCAGTTCATCCAGTGACTATGAACTTTCTTCTGTGTCAGGGTGA